From a single Stackebrandtia endophytica genomic region:
- a CDS encoding rhomboid family intramembrane serine protease, whose translation MASFRDSLDDQKAVTVTLTPPPAATPTRQRSRLATVIIVWLSIIAALWLIEVVDYLLPADLDRYGVMPRDPGYLLHIPLVPLLHAGFDHLSANTLPLLVLGFLTAMAGLSRFGIASALIIAVSGLGVWIFEDAHTITVGASGLVFGYFGYLVAGGAFNRRMLDIVIALVVVVLYGSILWGVLPAQPGISWLGHSFGLIGGVLAAWLLRVRRPNGNPT comes from the coding sequence ATGGCAAGCTTCAGGGACAGCCTGGACGATCAGAAAGCCGTGACCGTGACACTCACCCCGCCACCGGCCGCCACCCCCACCCGACAACGCTCCCGCCTGGCGACCGTCATCATCGTGTGGCTGTCCATCATCGCGGCACTGTGGCTCATCGAGGTAGTCGACTATCTACTGCCGGCCGACCTGGACCGCTACGGCGTCATGCCCCGCGACCCCGGGTATCTCCTACACATTCCGCTCGTACCGCTGCTGCACGCCGGATTCGACCACCTGTCGGCCAACACCCTGCCCCTGTTGGTCCTCGGCTTCCTCACCGCGATGGCCGGGCTGTCCCGCTTCGGCATCGCCAGCGCACTCATCATCGCCGTCAGCGGCCTGGGCGTATGGATCTTCGAAGACGCCCACACCATCACCGTCGGCGCCAGCGGCCTCGTCTTCGGGTACTTCGGATACCTCGTCGCCGGCGGCGCATTCAACCGACGCATGCTCGACATCGTGATCGCGCTGGTCGTCGTCGTCCTATACGGTTCCATCCTCTGGGGAGTACTACCGGCGCAACCGGGCATCTCATGGCTGGGACACTCGTTCGGACTCATCGGGGGAGTCCTCGCAGCGTGGCTGCTCCGCGTCCGCCGACCCAATGGGAACCCGACATGA
- a CDS encoding putative quinol monooxygenase: MNGPNRPDSPQSSRQWNMGPVIIVHATVTAQPPFRDQLENLLRRLRDQTRAADPGCLEYTYYRDIDDDCRFICVEVWKDEASLRAHLAAPHMNDPNSRFAEFTQGEERVEIWRSSPIPVEEFE, from the coding sequence ATGAATGGCCCGAATAGACCCGATTCGCCGCAGTCGTCTCGACAGTGGAACATGGGACCGGTGATCATCGTGCACGCCACCGTCACCGCCCAACCCCCATTCCGGGACCAGCTGGAGAACCTGTTGCGTCGACTGCGCGACCAGACCCGCGCCGCCGACCCCGGTTGTCTCGAATACACCTACTACCGCGACATCGACGACGATTGCCGGTTCATCTGCGTCGAAGTCTGGAAGGACGAGGCCAGCCTGCGGGCCCACCTGGCGGCACCCCACATGAACGATCCGAACAGCCGGTTCGCCGAGTTCACGCAGGGTGAGGAACGTGTCGAGATCTGGCGGAGCTCCCCCATCCCGGTCGAGGAGTTCGAGTGA
- a CDS encoding GOLPH3/VPS74 family protein encodes MANLAEELLLLAFNDRTGRNQAYHLDIGLAGAILLELSLLERIDVGDKHIVVIDPRPTGDGLLDEMMQRIHDDKPRKPNAWVPRLSRNLTTRVRDRLVEAGALEHVKDTVLVVFPFNRYQPGTGDTEADALRRLTAAVDTGHSSDPRTGALASLIYILQMERVVFPDRKRRDVRAQLKIIREGSWAGHATKQAIEAASAAVAAAITAAVAASSAAASSN; translated from the coding sequence ATGGCGAATCTGGCGGAAGAACTGTTGCTGTTGGCGTTCAACGACCGCACCGGGCGCAACCAGGCCTATCACCTCGACATCGGTCTGGCCGGCGCGATTCTGTTGGAACTGTCACTGCTCGAACGCATCGACGTCGGAGACAAACACATCGTGGTCATCGACCCCCGCCCCACCGGCGACGGTCTTCTGGACGAGATGATGCAGCGCATCCACGACGATAAGCCCCGCAAACCCAACGCCTGGGTGCCGCGCCTGTCCCGCAACCTCACCACTCGGGTCCGCGATCGACTGGTCGAAGCCGGTGCACTCGAACACGTCAAGGACACCGTCCTGGTGGTGTTCCCCTTCAACCGGTACCAACCCGGAACCGGCGACACCGAAGCCGACGCACTGCGACGGCTGACCGCCGCCGTCGACACCGGTCACAGCAGCGACCCCCGTACCGGTGCGCTGGCATCCCTGATCTACATCCTTCAAATGGAACGCGTCGTCTTCCCCGACCGGAAACGGCGTGACGTCCGCGCTCAACTGAAGATCATCCGCGAGGGCTCCTGGGCCGGCCACGCGACCAAACAGGCCATCGAAGCGGCGTCCGCCGCCGTGGCGGCGGCCATCACAGCGGCAGTCGCCGCTTCCAGCGCCGCCGCCTCCTCCAACTGA
- a CDS encoding NADPH-dependent F420 reductase yields MDILIVGAGNMARGIATRLLAGGHPVHIAAPDVQQAQALAADLDGDATGHLLSGPGDAGIVILAVPYPINVTLATEWGEDLADRIVVDIANPVDFSSMDALVTAPGRSSAEEVADAAPSARVVKAFNTTFAKTLAAVEPLDVFIAGDDASARQTIARLAHDGGMRGIDVGHLKHARELEGFQLLHMMVQDQIGGGFATRLTLDRG; encoded by the coding sequence ATGGACATACTGATCGTCGGCGCCGGCAATATGGCCCGTGGTATCGCGACGCGACTGCTGGCGGGCGGCCATCCGGTCCACATCGCCGCACCGGATGTACAGCAGGCCCAGGCTCTGGCGGCCGATCTCGACGGCGACGCCACCGGACATCTGCTGTCGGGACCGGGCGACGCGGGGATCGTCATCCTCGCCGTGCCCTATCCGATCAACGTCACCCTGGCCACCGAATGGGGCGAGGACCTGGCCGACCGGATCGTCGTCGACATCGCCAACCCGGTCGACTTCTCCAGTATGGACGCATTGGTGACCGCGCCGGGTCGCTCCAGTGCCGAGGAGGTCGCCGACGCCGCGCCCTCGGCGCGAGTGGTCAAGGCGTTCAACACGACCTTCGCCAAAACCTTGGCCGCCGTCGAACCGCTGGACGTGTTCATCGCCGGCGACGACGCTTCCGCGCGCCAGACCATCGCACGGTTGGCGCATGACGGCGGGATGCGAGGCATCGACGTCGGTCACCTCAAACACGCTCGGGAACTGGAGGGGTTCCAACTACTTCACATGATGGTTCAAGACCAGATCGGCGGAGGCTTCGCCACCCGGCTGACCCTCGACCGCGGCTGA
- a CDS encoding GNAT family N-acetyltransferase — translation MDIAAIRRLFDRQMRVDAPPDAGTGSVEAVGPIVRVVSDNGWNGVRYSDLTDTTADAVIAAEAAYFAARGVTCEWKLYSHDQPADLPDRLMRAGFTGGEPEAHLVAELGDTPRHVTAPDGVGLSVVTDEAGVVAAAGVHHRVFGGDLTQITASYLDQFDHPDVNSIIVAEVDGEPVSAARLELTPGTRFAGFWGGATLPQWRRRGIYRALVAYRAKIAHDRGYRYGYVDALPTSEPILRRLGFHRIGTTVPFTLEATR, via the coding sequence ATGGACATCGCCGCGATACGTCGCCTCTTCGACCGACAGATGAGAGTGGACGCGCCACCCGACGCCGGAACCGGCAGCGTCGAAGCCGTCGGACCGATCGTCAGGGTCGTCAGCGACAACGGTTGGAACGGTGTGCGCTACAGCGACCTGACCGACACCACCGCCGACGCTGTGATCGCGGCGGAGGCCGCGTACTTCGCCGCCAGGGGTGTCACCTGCGAATGGAAGCTTTACAGCCATGATCAGCCCGCCGATCTCCCCGACAGGTTGATGCGGGCGGGATTCACCGGCGGCGAACCGGAGGCGCATCTGGTCGCCGAGCTCGGCGACACCCCGCGCCACGTGACCGCACCCGATGGTGTCGGCCTGTCCGTCGTCACCGATGAAGCCGGTGTCGTCGCCGCCGCGGGTGTGCACCACCGGGTGTTCGGCGGTGACCTGACCCAGATCACCGCGTCCTACCTGGACCAGTTCGATCATCCCGACGTCAACAGCATCATCGTCGCCGAAGTCGACGGTGAACCGGTCAGTGCCGCGAGGTTGGAGCTGACACCGGGCACCCGTTTCGCCGGGTTCTGGGGTGGGGCGACCTTGCCGCAGTGGCGACGCCGCGGCATCTACCGCGCCCTCGTCGCCTACCGCGCCAAGATCGCCCACGACCGGGGATACCGGTACGGCTACGTCGACGCCCTACCCACCAGCGAACCGATTCTGCGACGGTTGGGCTTCCACCGCATCGGCACCACCGTTCCGTTCACCCTCGAAGCCACCCGATGA
- a CDS encoding MFS transporter yields the protein MTSDAATQQSTASIRRLTTPLYGFVFFNDFILLYPVYALLFTEHGLTVTEVATLFVIWSVTAILSEVPSGVVADVLSRRALVMAAPMLAGLGYTLWGLFPSFGGFAAGFVLWGLGGALRSGALEALVYDELNRRGAASSYVTVLGRSKAVAATAILAATAATAVLFPVTGYPVMTVASVAACLVAAGFAARFPSPPQTPQATSWRGYRDILADAVGRIRRQRSIRHAVVLVVVITAIWGSLEEYVPLLAAESTDVAWLVVPMVLAVSAGQAVGGLWAGRAATLSTSVAAGLLAVTAAVMASGALLGHPTGFVLIAAAFAVFQMLTVVADATLQSVVDGPSRATVTSLAGLGIDVAGIGVYLTYGVIVTAWDNATGFVGFAVVYLVVAVLWVRRRIIGWLRG from the coding sequence TTGACATCTGACGCTGCGACACAGCAGTCCACGGCATCGATACGCCGTTTGACGACCCCGCTGTACGGATTCGTCTTCTTCAACGACTTCATTCTGCTCTACCCGGTGTACGCGCTGCTGTTCACCGAACACGGCCTCACCGTCACCGAGGTGGCGACGTTGTTCGTCATCTGGTCGGTGACGGCGATCCTGTCGGAGGTGCCCTCCGGGGTCGTCGCCGACGTGCTGTCACGACGTGCCCTGGTGATGGCCGCCCCGATGCTGGCGGGTCTGGGTTACACCCTCTGGGGACTGTTCCCGTCATTCGGTGGATTCGCGGCCGGGTTCGTCCTGTGGGGTTTGGGCGGTGCCTTGCGATCGGGAGCCTTGGAAGCCCTCGTGTACGACGAGTTGAATCGTCGTGGCGCGGCATCGTCCTATGTCACGGTGCTGGGGCGGTCGAAGGCGGTCGCGGCGACGGCGATCCTGGCCGCCACCGCCGCCACCGCGGTGTTGTTCCCGGTGACGGGATACCCGGTCATGACGGTGGCCAGTGTGGCCGCCTGTCTCGTCGCGGCGGGGTTCGCCGCGAGGTTCCCCTCACCACCGCAGACGCCCCAGGCGACGAGCTGGCGAGGTTATCGCGACATATTGGCCGACGCCGTGGGCCGGATTCGGCGACAACGGTCGATCCGCCACGCGGTCGTCCTGGTCGTGGTGATCACCGCGATCTGGGGGAGCCTGGAGGAGTACGTGCCGCTGTTGGCCGCCGAGTCGACCGATGTCGCCTGGTTGGTCGTTCCGATGGTGTTGGCGGTATCAGCGGGCCAGGCGGTGGGGGGACTGTGGGCCGGGCGTGCGGCGACACTGTCGACTTCGGTCGCCGCGGGCCTGTTGGCGGTGACGGCGGCAGTGATGGCGTCGGGTGCCCTCCTCGGGCATCCGACGGGTTTCGTGTTGATCGCGGCGGCCTTCGCGGTGTTCCAGATGTTGACCGTCGTCGCCGATGCGACGTTGCAATCGGTGGTCGACGGTCCCTCGCGCGCCACGGTGACCTCGTTGGCCGGGCTGGGGATCGACGTCGCCGGTATCGGCGTCTACCTGACGTACGGCGTCATCGTCACCGCGTGGGACAACGCCACCGGTTTCGTCGGATTCGCGGTGGTGTACCTGGTGGTGGCGGTGTTGTGGGTGAGGCGGCGAATCATCGGGTGGCTTCGAGGGTGA
- a CDS encoding aminoglycoside phosphotransferase family protein codes for MNATPELLPRPDRNPADTAVARRLIATQFPQWSHLQIRDVDVQGWDNRTFRLGDDMLVRLPTAEEYALAVAKEHRWLPILAPVSPVEIPVPVARGVPDAEFPHDWSVYRWIDGEPVNRVGVEDLTRLAVDVADFLTCLRGVDATDGPGAGLHNWYRGGPLTTYDGWARASLETLSGVIETEAAEAIWDQALDSSWDGRPIWFHGDIAPGNLLVKDGVLSAVIDFGTCGTGDPACDLAIAWTTLTGDSRAAFRDRMAVDDGTWLRGQGWALWKALVVCAGSVRDGEGLPADEAVIIEEIIAAHR; via the coding sequence ATGAACGCGACACCGGAACTGTTGCCACGGCCGGACCGGAATCCTGCCGACACCGCGGTCGCGCGGCGGTTGATCGCCACGCAGTTCCCTCAGTGGTCTCACCTGCAGATCCGAGACGTCGACGTGCAGGGCTGGGACAATCGGACCTTCCGCCTCGGCGATGACATGCTGGTTCGCCTGCCCACCGCGGAGGAATACGCGTTGGCGGTGGCGAAGGAACATCGGTGGCTTCCGATACTGGCGCCGGTGTCACCGGTGGAGATCCCGGTCCCGGTGGCGCGGGGCGTACCTGATGCCGAGTTCCCACACGACTGGTCGGTCTACCGGTGGATCGACGGCGAACCCGTCAACCGTGTTGGTGTCGAGGATCTGACCCGGTTGGCCGTGGACGTCGCGGACTTCCTGACCTGTCTGCGCGGCGTCGACGCGACCGACGGACCGGGTGCGGGACTGCACAACTGGTATCGAGGTGGGCCGCTGACGACCTATGACGGATGGGCCAGGGCATCACTGGAGACCCTGTCGGGCGTCATCGAGACCGAGGCCGCCGAGGCGATCTGGGACCAGGCCCTGGACTCCTCATGGGACGGTCGCCCGATCTGGTTCCATGGGGACATCGCACCGGGGAACCTGCTGGTCAAGGACGGAGTCCTGTCCGCGGTGATCGATTTCGGAACCTGCGGAACCGGGGACCCCGCCTGTGACCTGGCCATCGCGTGGACGACCCTGACCGGCGACAGCCGTGCGGCGTTTCGCGACCGGATGGCCGTCGATGACGGGACCTGGCTTCGTGGGCAGGGCTGGGCACTGTGGAAAGCCCTGGTCGTGTGCGCCGGATCGGTTCGCGACGGTGAGGGCCTACCCGCGGACGAGGCCGTCATCATCGAGGAGATCATCGCCGCGCACCGGTGA
- a CDS encoding acyl-CoA dehydrogenase family protein yields the protein MSAKPPPFRPADPLDIDWLLTEEERAVRETVQAWCTDRVRPHVGRWFEEGELPDARGLAAELGELGLLGMHLTGYGCAGASAVAYGIACTELEAADSGIRSLVSVQGSLAMYAIWRFGSEEQKQHWLPRMAAGAAIGCFGLTEPDHGSDPAGMRTTARRDGSDWILSGRKMWITNGSISDVAIVWATTPEGVRGFVVPTDTAGFSAPLMLRKLSLRASVTSELVLDEVRLPSSAQLPEATGLGAPLRCLSEARYGIIWGAMGAARDSLDTAREYAGAREQFGRPIAGFQLTQSKLADLTIDVHKGLLLALHLGRLKDAGRLRNEQVSFGKLDNVRTAIEVCRTARTILGANGISLEYPIIRHMNNLESVLTYEGTSEMHTLILGQALTGHNAFR from the coding sequence ATGAGTGCCAAGCCGCCGCCGTTTCGTCCCGCCGATCCGCTTGACATCGACTGGCTGTTGACCGAGGAGGAACGGGCCGTCCGGGAGACCGTCCAGGCCTGGTGCACCGACCGGGTCCGTCCCCATGTCGGGCGGTGGTTCGAGGAGGGCGAGCTTCCCGATGCTCGCGGCCTGGCCGCCGAACTGGGTGAACTCGGCCTGTTGGGAATGCATCTGACCGGCTACGGCTGTGCGGGCGCGAGCGCGGTCGCCTACGGCATCGCCTGCACTGAGCTCGAGGCGGCCGACTCGGGGATCCGTTCCCTGGTTTCGGTACAGGGATCCTTGGCGATGTATGCGATCTGGCGCTTCGGATCGGAGGAGCAGAAGCAACACTGGCTGCCCCGCATGGCCGCGGGTGCCGCCATCGGCTGTTTCGGACTGACCGAACCCGACCACGGTTCCGATCCCGCCGGAATGCGCACCACAGCCCGCCGCGATGGATCGGATTGGATCCTGTCGGGCCGCAAGATGTGGATCACGAACGGTTCGATCTCCGATGTCGCGATCGTTTGGGCGACCACACCCGAGGGGGTACGCGGATTCGTGGTTCCCACCGACACCGCCGGGTTCTCCGCGCCGTTGATGCTGCGGAAGCTCTCACTGAGGGCCTCGGTCACCAGCGAACTGGTCCTCGACGAGGTCAGGTTGCCGTCGTCGGCTCAACTGCCGGAGGCGACCGGGTTGGGGGCACCGCTTCGCTGTCTGAGCGAGGCCCGGTACGGCATCATCTGGGGCGCGATGGGGGCCGCGCGTGACAGTTTGGACACCGCCCGCGAGTATGCGGGAGCCCGGGAGCAGTTCGGGAGGCCGATCGCCGGTTTCCAACTGACGCAGTCGAAACTCGCCGACCTCACCATCGACGTCCACAAGGGGTTGTTGTTGGCTCTGCATCTGGGACGGCTCAAGGACGCCGGCCGGTTGCGCAACGAACAGGTCAGTTTCGGCAAACTGGACAACGTTCGGACCGCGATCGAGGTGTGTCGAACCGCTCGCACCATACTGGGCGCCAACGGGATTTCGCTGGAGTACCCGATCATCCGGCACATGAACAACCTCGAATCGGTGTTGACCTACGAGGGGACCTCGGAGATGCACACGTTGATCCTGGGGCAGGCGCTGACCGGACATAACGCGTTTCGCTGA
- a CDS encoding GNAT family N-acetyltransferase, which produces MTDWIVRAENGDGDIAGVRAVNLAAFPTAEEADLVDALRGDEVAWIPGLSMVAVTDRGDCVGHALITRGFIDGHPMANLAPCAVRPDYQRHGVGTAVIESVLAAAARLGENLVTVLGHPEYYPRFGFVPASRFEVRAPMPVPDEAMMAMALRPGAPVPRGVITYPAPFGI; this is translated from the coding sequence ATGACCGATTGGATCGTACGGGCCGAGAACGGCGACGGCGACATCGCGGGAGTGCGGGCGGTGAATCTCGCGGCGTTTCCCACCGCGGAGGAGGCCGACCTGGTTGACGCGTTGCGTGGTGACGAGGTCGCATGGATTCCCGGACTGTCCATGGTGGCCGTCACCGATCGGGGAGATTGTGTGGGGCACGCATTGATCACGCGGGGCTTCATCGACGGCCATCCGATGGCGAACCTGGCGCCGTGCGCGGTCCGGCCCGATTACCAGCGACATGGTGTGGGAACCGCCGTCATCGAGTCGGTGTTGGCGGCTGCGGCGCGGCTCGGTGAGAACCTGGTGACCGTCCTGGGGCACCCGGAGTACTACCCCCGGTTCGGTTTCGTTCCGGCGTCGCGGTTCGAGGTTCGAGCTCCCATGCCGGTGCCCGACGAGGCGATGATGGCGATGGCGTTGCGTCCCGGTGCGCCGGTGCCTCGCGGTGTGATCACTTATCCGGCGCCGTTCGGGATCTGA
- a CDS encoding S8 family serine peptidase: MYSPTGRLRRKPVLITTGAAALTVAVAAGVGVAIADTSESVEAGRYIVQLAEPPVATYQGGTRGLAATATDGDRIDPDAAAVAAYRTHLADRRQQVLTAADVTTTVHEYDLVYNGFVADLSGDQVTALVADDAVVAVHPDEEVLADTSTTPTFLGLAGDDGAWEQRFGSVDGAGEGVIVGIIDSGFWPENPSFAALPEPRPDQGLIDAKWNGECVTGDETDPSDNVTCNNKVIGARYYPVGVDMVAEEFQSPRDYHGHGSHVGGTAAGNHAVEAGSYGLISGMAPAARIAMYKACWRTSESGCNLLHSNGMQALEDAVADGVDVINYSISGATDTAFDPMHQAFLNTVAAGVFVATSAGNNGPGVSTVAHNVPWMTTVASGTHDRDTARAPALADSSSAGPAIAGDGDLLKPDILAPGVSVRAAQSPAGSSSGSMFGTWSGTSMASPHIAGLAALLLSMNPQWSPMAVKSALMTTATTVDNTGEPIQRGGDADPFDYGSGLVRPGDASDPGLVFESGPDDWWRYGCGIGEITGTVCDDLGAIDPSDLNYPSIAVGALTGEQTVERTVTNVTGQAVEFTASVTAPDGVDVTVDQETLTLEPGGSATYSVTLRITDAPAGSYVFGALTWTSSVGHVVTSPIALKPV, translated from the coding sequence TTGTACTCCCCGACCGGCCGTCTCCGACGCAAACCGGTATTGATCACCACGGGCGCGGCCGCGCTGACGGTCGCCGTGGCCGCAGGCGTGGGTGTGGCCATTGCCGACACCTCCGAATCCGTCGAAGCCGGCCGCTACATCGTTCAACTCGCCGAACCGCCGGTGGCCACCTACCAGGGCGGCACCCGAGGGCTGGCGGCGACCGCCACCGACGGTGACCGGATCGACCCCGACGCCGCTGCGGTGGCCGCCTATCGAACCCACCTCGCCGACCGGCGACAGCAGGTGTTGACCGCCGCCGACGTCACGACAACCGTCCACGAATACGACCTGGTGTACAACGGATTCGTCGCCGACTTGAGCGGCGACCAGGTGACCGCGCTGGTCGCCGACGACGCCGTCGTCGCGGTTCACCCCGATGAGGAGGTACTCGCCGACACCTCGACCACCCCGACCTTCCTGGGACTGGCCGGGGACGACGGCGCCTGGGAACAACGGTTCGGTTCCGTCGACGGTGCCGGCGAAGGTGTGATCGTCGGAATCATCGACTCCGGGTTCTGGCCCGAGAATCCGTCCTTCGCGGCGCTGCCGGAACCGCGTCCCGATCAGGGCCTCATCGACGCCAAATGGAACGGAGAATGTGTCACCGGGGACGAAACCGACCCCTCTGACAACGTCACCTGCAACAACAAGGTGATCGGCGCCCGTTACTATCCCGTCGGCGTGGACATGGTCGCCGAGGAGTTTCAGTCGCCGCGCGACTATCACGGACACGGCAGCCACGTCGGCGGCACCGCCGCCGGCAACCACGCGGTGGAGGCCGGATCGTACGGGTTGATCTCCGGTATGGCTCCGGCAGCGCGCATCGCCATGTACAAGGCGTGTTGGCGAACGAGTGAATCCGGGTGCAATCTGCTGCACAGCAACGGAATGCAGGCGCTGGAAGACGCGGTCGCCGATGGTGTCGACGTCATCAACTATTCCATCAGCGGCGCCACGGATACGGCGTTCGACCCGATGCACCAGGCGTTCTTGAACACCGTCGCCGCGGGTGTGTTCGTCGCTACCTCGGCTGGTAACAACGGTCCCGGTGTCAGCACGGTCGCCCACAATGTTCCGTGGATGACCACGGTGGCGTCCGGAACCCACGACCGTGATACCGCCCGAGCCCCCGCGTTGGCCGACAGCTCCTCGGCGGGCCCGGCGATCGCCGGTGACGGCGACCTGCTCAAGCCGGACATCCTGGCGCCGGGTGTGAGCGTGCGCGCGGCGCAGTCGCCCGCCGGAAGCAGTAGCGGGTCGATGTTCGGTACGTGGAGCGGCACGTCCATGGCAAGCCCACATATCGCCGGACTCGCCGCATTGTTGTTGAGCATGAATCCACAGTGGTCGCCGATGGCGGTGAAGTCGGCGTTGATGACCACGGCAACCACGGTGGACAACACCGGTGAGCCGATTCAGCGTGGTGGCGACGCCGACCCGTTCGATTACGGCAGTGGTCTGGTGCGGCCCGGCGACGCGTCCGATCCCGGCCTGGTCTTCGAGTCCGGTCCCGATGACTGGTGGCGATACGGCTGCGGCATCGGAGAGATCACCGGCACGGTGTGCGACGACCTGGGTGCCATCGATCCCAGCGACCTGAATTATCCGTCGATCGCCGTCGGCGCGTTGACCGGTGAGCAGACCGTGGAACGCACCGTCACCAACGTCACGGGGCAGGCCGTGGAGTTCACCGCCAGCGTTACCGCTCCGGACGGTGTCGATGTGACCGTGGACCAGGAGACGTTGACCTTGGAACCGGGCGGCAGTGCCACGTATTCGGTGACGTTGCGCATCACCGATGCACCCGCCGGCTCCTATGTGTTTGGTGCGTTGACCTGGACCAGTTCGGTCGGGCACGTCGTGACCAGCCCGATCGCGCTCAAACCGGTCTAA
- the uppS gene encoding polyprenyl diphosphate synthase, with protein MPTFARSTMYRLYAALLRRQLKHAVLPGHIALVMDGNRRWARQMGFDNPSIGHRYGAEHVEDALAWCTEFDIRHVSVFVASTDNLHKRGTDEIAHLMRMLEEVVTQRLCKVGSPWRVHLAGRLDSLPDSTRAALKNARETTAEHDTGFNVTIVVDYDGHNEIVDAVRSLLESSHRTGRGPAETADRITETDIADHLYTRGLPDPDLIIRTSGEQRMSGFLLWQSARAELYFCDTYWPGFRRIDFMRALRTFSQRTKRRLSGA; from the coding sequence ATGCCGACTTTCGCGCGCTCAACGATGTATCGACTGTATGCCGCACTGCTTCGGCGTCAACTGAAGCACGCCGTTCTGCCCGGTCACATCGCATTGGTGATGGATGGAAACCGCAGGTGGGCCAGACAGATGGGGTTCGACAACCCGAGTATCGGACATCGCTACGGTGCCGAACACGTCGAGGACGCCTTGGCCTGGTGCACCGAATTCGATATCCGGCACGTCAGTGTGTTCGTCGCCTCCACCGACAACCTGCACAAGCGCGGCACCGACGAGATCGCCCACCTCATGCGGATGCTCGAGGAGGTCGTCACCCAACGCCTGTGCAAGGTCGGCAGCCCCTGGCGGGTGCACCTCGCGGGCCGGCTCGATTCGCTGCCCGATTCCACCCGCGCGGCGTTGAAGAACGCCAGGGAGACCACCGCCGAACACGATACCGGGTTCAATGTGACCATTGTGGTCGATTATGACGGTCACAACGAGATCGTCGACGCGGTCCGGTCGCTGCTCGAATCCTCGCACCGAACCGGGCGGGGGCCCGCCGAGACCGCCGACCGAATCACCGAGACCGACATCGCCGACCACCTCTACACCCGCGGACTGCCGGACCCGGATCTGATCATTCGAACCAGTGGGGAACAACGTATGTCGGGTTTTCTGCTCTGGCAGTCGGCCAGGGCGGAACTGTACTTCTGCGACACCTACTGGCCCGGCTTCCGCCGCATCGATTTCATGCGGGCACTGCGGACGTTCTCGCAGCGCACCAAGCGTCGACTGTCGGGGGCGTGA